One window of Equus caballus isolate H_3958 breed thoroughbred chromosome 3, TB-T2T, whole genome shotgun sequence genomic DNA carries:
- the TACC3 gene encoding transforming acidic coiled-coil-containing protein 3 yields the protein MSLQIFNDENVTGDKSAENCDFLFSPPELTGRSSVLRLSQKENVPPKSIAKAVKVTFQTPLRDPQTHRVLSPVVSSKPEACFALGEARGLGNPPHVWTQKENQQLTKEVDTKTTDGILQKPAVVDADPPPGNMRPASEDRHSGGPTSAPLALLNPSSSPQTLESLKNQVPSPGRMSGSPEQDLEANVHSYSLEKSIMSTPEILEDPPGMVPQDRTADPHTVAGGSSHRIPASAAGATLPAGGAPEGAHGEGPLADLPGEAPADPENTTQAGPLGAGGTTSPSPQEEEADSQKADSWRSGPIRLEFDFSDEAASKRPPPPRKLGKRPGLKAPSRRPEGRQEKSPREVGEGPVPPPGGSYNLDCDKLDDPNVSPFGGGGEAWPSERPQDGSAGPGAAQLSTGPAAVENSPPNQQVPSASADDTPVVQTAAETSGAVGKEGTVNSSGTLAPTSSPCSELTASPTKPASPPLQGPEPASDLSDEHFRDPAEVLGAGAEVDYLEQFGTCLFKESALRKQSLYLKFDPLLMDSPQRPAPVVPATDSVQDVDAPSGNPPAANLVELDFLGPPDVPVLDPPLCVLGPGGPLLPVGPIVDVLQYSQKDLDAVVEATQKENLSLRSECEALQAKNLEMGKIMDGFERMVYQAMEEAQKQKELAKAEIQKVLKEKDQLTADLSSLEKSFSDLFKRFEKQKEVIEGYRTNEESLKKCVEDYIVRIEKEGQRYHALKAHAEEKLKLANEEIAQVRSKAQAEALAFQASLRKEQMRIHSLEKTVEQKTKENDELTRICDDLISKMEKI from the exons ATGAGTCTGCAGATCTTCAATGACGAAAATGTCACTGGTGACAAAAGTGCAGAGAACTGTGACTTCCTGTTTTCACCACCAGAGCTTACCGGAAGATCATCTGTTCTTCGTCtgtcacagaaagaaaatgtgcCCCCCAAGAGCATAGCAAAAGCTGTGAAG GTGACTTTTCAGACGCCTCTGCGGGACCCACAGACGCACAGGGTTTTAAGTCCTGTTGTGAGCAGCAAACCGGAGGCTTGCTTTGCTCTGGGTGAGGCCAGAGGGTTAGGAAACCCTCCTCACGTCTGGACGCAGAAAGAGAA CCAACAGTTGACCAAAGAAGTGGACACCAAAACAACCGATGGAATTCTCCAGAAACCAGCAGTGGTGGATGCTGACCCTCCTCCAGGGAACATGAGACCAGCCTCTGAAGACAGGCATTCTGGCGGGCCCACCTCAGCTCCCCTGGCCCTCTTGAATCCCTCAAGCTCTCCCCAGACGCTGGAAAGTCTTAAAAACCAAGTGCCATCTCCAGGACGAATGTCTGGCAGCCCTGAGCAAGACTTGGAGGCAAACGTTCATTCTTATTCCTTAGAGAAAAGCATTATGTCCACCCCTGAAATTCTAGAAGACCCTCCTGGGATGGTGCCCCAAGATAGAACTGCAGACCCTCACACAGTGGCAGGAGGAAGCTCGCACAGGATCCCTGCTTCCGCAGCCGGGGCCACTCTGCCTGCTGGAGGTGCCCCCGAAGGAGCACATGGAGAAGGGCCCCTTGCAGACCTGCCTGGCGAGGCCCCTGCCGACCCCGAGAATACCACCCAGGCTGGCCCTCTGGGGGCTGGAGGCACCACGTCCCCAAGTCCTCAGGAGGAAGAGGCCGACAGCCAAAAGGCTGACTCTTGGAGGAGCGGGCCCATAAGGCTAGAATTTGACTTCTCCGACGAGGCTGCCAGCAAAAGGCCACCCCCACCAAGGAAGCTGGGGAAGAGACCTGGCCTCAAGGCTCCCTCACGGAGGCCGGAGGGGAGGCAGGAAAAGAGCCCCAGGGAGGTGGGTGAGGGTCCCGTTCCCCCTCCCGGGGGGTCTTACAACCTGGACTGCGACAAGTTGGATGACCCAAACGTCAGCCCGTTCGGAGGCGGTGGGGAGGCTTGGCCCTCAGAACGCCCCCAGGACGGATCCGCCGGGCCCGGGGCCGCACAGCTGAGCACTGGGCCTGCGGCCGTGGAGAACTCACCTCCAAACCA GCAGGTGCCTTCAGCCTCCGCAGATGACACACCTGTGGTGCAGACCGCAGCAGAGACCTCAGGAGCAGTCGGCAAG GAAGGAACTGTGAATTCTTCGGGCACATTGGCTCCCACCAGCAGTCCATGCAGTGAGCTGACGGCCTCACCCACTAAACCGGCGTCCCCACCTCTGCAGGGGCCAGAGCCAGCCTCAGACCTGAGTGACGAGCACTTCCGAGACCCAGCTGAGG TTCTAGGTGCAGGAGCCGAGGTGGACTACCTGGAGCAGTTCGGGACTTGCTTG TTTAAAGAGTCAGCCCTGAGGAAGCAGTCCTTATACCTCAAGTTCGACCCGCTCCTGATGGACAGCCCTCAGAGACCTGCGCCCGTGGTCCCCGCGACAGACAG TGTGCAGGACGTGGACGCGCCCTCGGGAAATCCGCCTGCCGCCAATCTCGTGGAACTTGACTTCCTAGGCCCTCCGGATGTGCCT GTGCTGGACCCACCTTTGTGTGTCCTCGGGCCCGGGGGTCCACTGCTGCCCGTGGGACCCATCGTGGACGTACTACAgtacagccagaaggacctggatGCTGTG GTGGAAGCAACACAAAAAGAGAACCTGTCGCTCAGGAGCGAGTGTGAGGCGCTCCAGGCGAAGAACCTGGAGATGGGGAAGATCATGGATGGGTTTGAGAGGATGGTGTACCAGGCGATGG AGGAGGCTCAGAAACAGAAGGAACTTGCCAAAGCTGAGATCCAGAAGGTTCTCAAAGAGAAAGACCAACTGACTGCAGACCTGAGCTCCTTGGAAAAGTCTTTCTCTGACCTCTTCAAGCGGTTCGAGAAACAGAAGGAGGTGATCGAAGGCTACCGCACG AATGAAGAATCGCTGAAGAAGTGCGTTGAGGATTACATAGTGAGAATTGAAAAGGAAGGCCAGAGATACCACGCGCTAAAGGCCCACGCGGAAGAGAAACTCAAGCT GGCAAACGAGGAGATCGCCCAGGTCCGGAGCAAGGCCCAAGCAGAGGCCCTGGCCTTCCAGGCGAGCCTGAGGAAGGAGCAGATGCGCATCCACTCGCTGGAGAAGACCGTGGAGCAGAAG ACTAAAGAAAACGATGAGCTGACCAGAATCTGTGACGACCTCATATCCAAGATGGAAAAGATCTGA